The following coding sequences lie in one Flagellimonas eckloniae genomic window:
- a CDS encoding bifunctional alpha,alpha-trehalose-phosphate synthase (UDP-forming)/trehalose-phosphatase yields MSKTIIISNRLPVQLQISDGGLTAIPSVGGLATGMKSVHSGGESLWIGWSGLTDEETPPELEADIDKALEQHACAKVNLTEKEMEGFYFGFSNRTVWPLFHYFLEYSEFELEFWNTYKAVNQKFADAIIEKSNEGDTIWVHDYQLMLVPQMVREKRPNTSIGFFLHIPFPSYEIFRTLPWREEVLEGLLGSDLIGFHTYDYERHFLSSVRRLLGLEVSFNDIYLDNRVIKVDSFPMGIDYKKFKDAAIAHEQITKENRTDFQKKLDSHKASAPDTKLILSIDRLDYSKGIAKRINAFEYFLNKYPEYKEKVRLIILAVPSRSNVPQYKLLKKEIDELVGRINGELSSVNWTPIWYFYRSLPFENLIDLYTSSDIAWLTPLRDGMNLVAKEYVATRTDKTGVLILSEMAGSANEMNEALLINPNNFEQQADTLKRAITMPKEEQMARNMFLQNRLERYNVEVWANEFMGALNRKSEDNYTFVSQKMSNTILNEITEEYSKSKKRLLFLDYDGTLVGFDKDPQKASPDEELYEILDKLHQQEDTTLFLISGRDKQTFSRWFLPKHYNMIVEHGVWISRKGEEFKLLENVKGDWMEKIRPVLESFVDRTPGSFIEEKNYSMAWHYRNTDPDFGQKRATELNTVLTSLIGNDDISVLNGNKVMEVKSSNVNKGRASVRMLGEDQYDFVFAIGDDWTDEFMFQELPDSAVTVKVGLKKTQAKYHVENTKRVRDLLKQFTEQ; encoded by the coding sequence ATGAGTAAAACTATAATTATTTCCAATAGACTCCCAGTACAATTACAAATAAGTGATGGCGGCCTAACAGCAATACCTAGTGTTGGTGGTTTGGCAACAGGTATGAAATCCGTACATAGTGGAGGCGAAAGTCTCTGGATTGGATGGTCTGGACTAACGGATGAAGAAACTCCCCCTGAGCTTGAAGCTGACATTGACAAAGCCTTGGAACAACACGCCTGTGCAAAAGTCAATCTTACCGAAAAAGAAATGGAAGGGTTCTATTTTGGATTTAGCAATAGAACAGTCTGGCCGCTATTCCATTATTTTTTGGAGTACTCAGAATTTGAATTGGAATTTTGGAACACCTATAAAGCGGTAAACCAAAAATTCGCCGATGCCATCATTGAAAAATCCAATGAAGGCGATACCATATGGGTACATGACTACCAGTTAATGTTGGTACCACAAATGGTCCGGGAAAAACGCCCAAATACCTCAATAGGTTTCTTTTTGCACATTCCTTTTCCTTCATACGAGATCTTTAGAACCTTACCTTGGCGTGAAGAAGTTTTGGAAGGTCTGCTAGGCTCTGATTTGATTGGTTTTCACACCTACGATTATGAACGGCATTTTTTAAGTTCTGTGCGGAGGTTGCTAGGTTTAGAAGTTAGCTTCAATGATATTTATCTGGACAATCGGGTAATCAAGGTGGATTCTTTCCCTATGGGAATTGATTACAAAAAATTTAAGGACGCTGCCATAGCCCACGAACAAATAACCAAAGAAAATAGAACCGATTTTCAAAAAAAATTAGATAGTCATAAGGCATCGGCTCCAGATACCAAACTTATTTTGTCCATAGATAGATTGGACTATAGTAAGGGTATTGCCAAACGCATCAACGCTTTTGAATACTTTTTGAATAAGTATCCTGAATACAAGGAAAAAGTTCGATTAATTATATTGGCCGTTCCCTCCCGTTCCAATGTTCCTCAATATAAATTGCTTAAAAAAGAGATTGATGAATTAGTTGGACGCATAAACGGAGAACTTTCTAGCGTAAATTGGACACCAATCTGGTATTTCTATAGATCATTGCCTTTTGAAAATCTTATTGACCTATATACTTCAAGTGATATTGCTTGGCTTACACCGCTTCGCGATGGAATGAATCTGGTGGCAAAAGAATATGTAGCTACACGTACTGATAAAACCGGTGTTTTGATTTTAAGTGAAATGGCTGGGTCTGCCAATGAAATGAATGAGGCATTGCTAATTAATCCCAACAATTTTGAGCAACAGGCTGATACGTTAAAAAGGGCGATTACTATGCCCAAAGAAGAACAGATGGCAAGAAATATGTTTCTTCAAAATAGACTTGAACGCTATAATGTAGAAGTATGGGCCAATGAATTTATGGGCGCGCTCAACCGGAAAAGTGAGGACAATTATACCTTCGTATCCCAAAAAATGTCTAACACCATTTTGAATGAAATCACTGAAGAGTATTCAAAATCAAAAAAAAGACTTCTGTTTTTAGACTATGATGGTACTCTTGTTGGGTTCGACAAAGACCCACAGAAGGCTTCGCCCGATGAAGAATTGTACGAGATTTTGGACAAGCTGCATCAACAAGAAGATACCACCTTGTTTTTAATCAGCGGACGGGATAAACAGACCTTCTCCAGATGGTTTTTACCCAAACATTACAATATGATTGTGGAACACGGTGTCTGGATTTCGAGAAAAGGGGAGGAATTTAAATTATTGGAGAACGTGAAAGGTGATTGGATGGAAAAAATACGACCCGTATTGGAATCTTTTGTGGATAGAACGCCCGGCTCATTTATAGAAGAAAAGAACTATTCAATGGCATGGCATTACAGAAATACGGATCCAGACTTTGGTCAAAAAAGAGCTACGGAACTAAATACAGTGTTGACCAGTTTAATTGGCAATGATGATATTAGTGTACTAAATGGAAACAAAGTGATGGAAGTAAAAAGCAGTAATGTAAATAAAGGCAGGGCTTCTGTGCGAATGTTGGGCGAAGATCAATACGATTTTGTCTTTGCTATTGGAGATGATTGGACTGATGAATTTATGTTTCAGGAACTTCCTGATTCTGCGGTAACAGTTAAAGTTGGACTTAAGAAGACCCAAGCCAAATATCACGTTGAAAACACTAAACGCGTGAGGGATTTACTCAAACAATTTACAGAACAATGA